Below is a genomic region from Streptococcus salivarius.
AAAACTAGAAGCAAACAGAGCAGGCTTAGGTAGCGGGAAAAAACAAGGTGTTTTGTTTTTTTAAAAGGCATTAGCACCTCCTTTCCACCTGTAATGTCAGAAAATTTTGACAATACCTTTCTAGTATAACATGCCTCAAAAATATGGGCAAGGTCATTTGAGGCTTACAAAGAAAAAAAGAGCAGTCACTTAACTACTCTTAGGAATTATAACTAACTAAAACAATGAAAATCAAGCTAGCTTAGGATTTCACTTTCTCCATACTGCTACCAGCAATTTTCATTGCAAGAAGAATTATCAACACCTTAATCACAAGGGATAACCAAAGGCTCTCCTCAGTTGATGACAGTTGCGATAAAGCATTGACTAGCGCATGAGTCATGACACAAAGCCAAAGGCTTCTGGTCTTGGTATAAATAGCGGATAAGATAAAACAGTTGCTTAATAAACCTAGCAAAAATGGCAATAAATGAATCGTGGCCAGAGAGCCATCAATGTAAAAATAGAGGATATGCCATAGTGACCACGCCAAAAATGTAAAGAGCGTGGACACTAGATAGGTCAACTTTTCTTGCAAAGCAGGCTGGAAAAAATAGCGCCAACCGATTTCTTCGATACCACCAAAGACAAGGGTTTTGCAAAATAAGATAATGGGGAGATACCAAGCCTGAATAATCATCCCTCCACTCAAGACCAGTGGTAAAAAATCCAAACCTAGAAAAATGAGGACTAAGAGATAGTTACTAAGAGGCTGTTTGACTTGGAAAAAATCTCTGACAAGTTGTTTAAAACTAGAGTGATGATAGCGGATGCTAACATAGCCTCCCCAAATGGCTGATGACAAGCCACCTAAGATAAGGGTAAAGAGGCCAATTGGAGTTCCATAATCAACCCTAACTCCTCCTGCTCTTAGCAACCAAACTAGGAGACTGACCAGTAAGATTTGTCCAAGGGTCCCCACTAGATAAAGCAACAAGGCTTGTTTTCTTTTCATATCTTGCTTCCTTTTTCTTGCCTATTTAAAACCTTCTTCTCACCTTAAGCTAGTCCATATCCACCCATTTGCCATTGTCCATGATAAAGGGTTTGGCTAGACCCGGTCCGGTATAATCCTTGTACTTGGTTGTGAGATACTTGTAGCAATCTTTCTTACTAGCAAATTTTATGGCTTGGTAGGGCTCTTCGAAGGTCAATTTTTCGACAAATAAGTATCCATCTGTCGTAGGTACCAGGACGCCAACGTGACCGACAAAAAGGGAATCTCCATCCAGATTATCGTGGACAACGACTGACAGCATGCGTGCCTTGTCATCAAAGGTGAATTGCTTGTAGTAATCCTCCATATGCTTGGCGTGAATCTTGACATCTTGGGTGGCTTCAGTCTTGACCCTTGAAAAGAGAATTTCAAAGTCTGCCTGATCCTTGGCATCAAAGAGCTTGCCCTTGTCAATAGCGTCCTTATCTTGGAAAAGGAGCTCACTATCACTCTTGACCTGTGGAATCTTAATTTTGCCTTTCAGTAGCGTATAGGTGTTGATACGACAGTTGGTACCGATAAAGTCACCATGCTTAGCTGTCCACAGGCTACTGATTTTTTCCACATCATAGTCTGTTTTGCTAAATGGTGCAAAATCCCCAGAAAGTCCAACAGAACCCACGGTATCATTGTAATCCCTAACCAGATTGATAAAGTTATCCACACTCCCCTTTTCCAAATGTTTCGAGAGAATGGAGCGCACTTCATTAAGACTGGCCTTGCTATTAAGGTTGGAGTAGCTTGGTTTTTCCTCCTTTTTGTGGATATGTGCAAAAACTGCTAGACCGACGAGTAATAGGCTAGCGATAGATAAAAGAATTAGCGTCTGTTTTTTCAGATGTTTCATAGGCGCCTCCTTGGCTTCATTATACCAGATTTTGCTGACTGCTCATTCTCAAGATGCTTTTTCTTGTGGATAAAGACTTTTACTTGAGACTTTCCTTAGGTGATAGCGGACGCCAGCGAACTCCTTCGAAGTTCCATGGCTAATTTTTGAGCCTAAAGTCTCAAAAATTCCGAACGCCTGAAATACCAATGCTTCAGGCGTTTTTATCACGGCGTAAAGTCTCAGTTTAGACTCACACCATTTGAAGACTATGGAATGTTATCTTTTTTTCTCTATTTTTTATTATTTCCAAAATAGTTGTTCAATTTTTATTATATTATCTACAACTTTTTCGGGACTTTCCGATAAATCATTATCAATCCAAAAAGAAATAATGGTTTCAAAAGATGCAGAGAAGGCTTTTATCACAATTTCATCTGAAATCTTCGTATTTTTCTTGATCTTTTCTCTAATAGTTTTGTTGTTATTTATTAAGTCGCAAATTAGTTGTTGAACTTTATCTTTAAATTGAACGTGAGGTGCTTTTGATATTGCTTTAAAATGTTTATAGTCATTTTTAATTAATAGTAGAGCCTTTAAAAGCATGTCCTCTTTATCTAAATTTCCTTGAGCTAAAATCTCCCAAAATCTTTGCATCGTCTCTGTTCCGATAGAGTATGCTAAATCATCCTTATCAAGAAAATGTTGGTAAAATGTTCCCCTACTAACATTTGCTCTCTGAGTTATATTTCCAATGGTTATTTTTGAGTACTCCATTTCAAGTAGGAGGTCTATCAAGGCAGCCTTGAGGTTAGTAACGCTATTAGTCTTTCTTTTATTTGTCATTTTTTCCTTAATTAAACATATTGTTTGATGTTGTCATGGTCAATATATGGGTATTATTATATTCTTTTTATGTGAATTGTAAAAGTAAAAAAAGACTGTTTTATGTTCACTAAGATAATTGATGCATCATTAATCATTTAACAAAATAATTAATGAAGGGAATAGAATTTAATGACAAAATCAAGAAAAATTCTAGGATTTATAGGGCTAGTTTTAGCAATGTTTATGGGAGCTTTAGATGCAACGATTGTTAATATCGCCCTACCAAATATTATGGAAGACTTACATACTGGATTGACTGATACAAGTTGGGTAGCAACAATCTATGTTTTAGCAATGTCTGTATTTATTATTACTGTTTCAAAACTCGCTGATATCTACGGTAGAAAATTGGTTATGCTAATTGGTGTTGTAATATTTGGTATTTTCTCATTCGCCTGCATGATGGCTGATTCATTATTACTCTTAATTATTTTTAGGTTCTTCCAAGGAATTGGAGGTGCCATATTAACTCCAATTGTTCTCCCCATGGGAATTGAACTATTGGGGAAAGAGAATACCAGCCGTATTACTGCTATTATGGGGGCCTTCAGTGCCTTAGCTGCAGCGGGAGGACCAGTAATTGGTGGTTTAATTGTCCATTGGACAACATATCATTGGATTTTTGGTATTAATGTTCCAATCGCCATTATTGCATTTTTGATGATCCTAGTGGGAACAAAAGAATCATATGATTTAACAATTTCAAAGAATATTGACAGGCTAGGTATTATTTTTCTTACTTGTACTTTAGGTGGACTTATATTTGGTTTATTAGAAGGTCGCGAGTATGGTTGGGGTTCACAAACCATCATAGCTAGTTTTGTTATTAGTGTCGTAGGCCTATTTTTCCTTTTTTTAACCGAAAGAAGAGTAAAATCACCTGTCATTGACTTAAAATTATTCAAGGAAAGTACGTTTACATCTTCAAGTCTTATTTATATGATTTTTGGATTTGCGATTATCGTACCTTCATTAATCTTAAACTATTTCTTGCAAAATGTTCGCAACTATTCTGCTTTGCATTCAGCATATCTTATTATTCCTACTTCTTTAGCTATCGTAGTAGGTATGCCGTTAGCAACTAAAATGTACCAAAAAATTAGTGCAAGATTGCTCATTAGTATCGGTTTAGTTATTACAGCAGGTGGATTATTTATGCTTAGTCTTATTCAGTATAATACCTCACAAAGCATCATTGTTTGTTGTAATGTAATTATTGGTTTAGGACTAGGATTTATGGCAATGTCCTTAACATCATCAGTAAAATATTTACCAATTAATAAGGCCGGAATTGGGTCAGGTATCGTTAACTCTTCTAGATATGTTGGACAGGCCATTGGTATGGCTCTTCTCGTTACCATTTTAAATAGTAATGTCAATATTGCTAAAACACAAATTAAGGAAACAGCGTATAACCAAATTGAAAAACGGGTTTTATCAACAGACGTAAAAAAAGTTGCTAAGAAGGAAATTGCAAAAACTTTCGATACGACTAAGAATAGTAATAGTATTTCAACCAAACAAAGCAATATGGGCGATACAATCAAAACAGCTGCTCAAAAAACAGATAATCTTCCAGAACCTAAAAAGGGGAGCAATTATAGAAAGATTTATGATACAAATCAGTTATTGATCAATGGAGTTGAAACCATTAGTTCAAGTGTCTCTCAGTTATCAAGCAGTTTAAAAACTATATCTGGAGAACAAGCTAAAGTTGGTACAGCGGTTAAATTATTAGCTCAAAGGGATGAATTATCATCTGCTCTTAAAGTCATTGTCAATGAAAAAAATGATCAGTTAAGCAGGGCATTTGATAATGTATTTATTGTAGGAGCAATCGTTGTATTGATATGTACTCCGTCAGCTCTGATGACAGAAAAGCGAAAAGTTGAATAACTAAATTATTTTATAATAGGAAAAGCCAGTCTAAACTTTAGGCTGGCTCAAAATGAAGACAAGGTCCTCAGAAGTTATACTTCTGGGGATTTTTCTTGCTTTTTATGAACTTGTTCCTAAAGACCATTTTCTAAGAAAAGTCGAGGAAACGATTGATTTCTCTTTTATTTATGATCTTGTCGAAGATAGTTATTCCTCGGATAATGGTCGCCCTAGTCTAGACCCTGTTTTATTAGTTAAAATTCCGTTGATTCAATGTTTTTATGGCATTCGTTCTATGCGCCAAACCATTAAAGATATTGAGGTGAATACGGCTTACCGTTGGTTTCTTGGCTTATCTCTGGACGATAAGGTGCCTCATTTTACAACTTACGGTAAGAACTATAGCCGACGCTTTGAAAACAAGGAAGTGTTAGCACACATTTTTAGTCATGTGCTTCATCATGTTTTGGAAGCAGGGCTCATTGATCCCTCAGAAATCTTCATTGATGGGACCCATATCAAGGCAGCTGCTAATAATCATAAGTACAAAACTGTTGTTATTGATCAAAAAGCTAAATTCATGAGTGAACAACTGGAGATTGAGATTAATTTAGATAGGAAAAAACACGCAAAAAAGTTCTTAAAGCCCGCCAAAAAAGGCGAGGCTAAACCTAAGAAACAATCAACGACAGACCCAGACAGTGGTTGGTTTCATAAGGGGGAACATAAGGAAGTCTTCGCTTACAATGCTCAAGTAGCTTGTGATAAACACGGCTGGGCCTTAGCTTATACGGTTGAAGCATGATTTACAAGATAAAAGCGGAGTGAGCGATTATGAAAACAAATGGACTTAATAGTCGTTTGAATTTCGTACAGATTGCGAAAGTGGGATACCAAAATAATGGCTTTTTTATTGTCTTTATGCATCGGTGTAAGATAGTTTAATAAATCTCTCTTTTCTTTCATTTGGTAAAAGATGTGAGACTTTGGTAGCTTCCTATTTTCAATTTCTGAAATAAAGAAATTTAACGAATCCATATAACCTTTTTTATACGCCCTCAGTGGATATCCCAGAGTCGCCAACATTGATAATCGTTCCTCTTGAATTAAAAGACTCTCATTAAACCAGTCAACCGTCCAATTACGCGATAAACTCTCTCCTCGATGTCGATAAATATAAGATCCTTTATGGATATAGACTATTTTTTCTGATTTCAAGAAAACTTTCAAATTAAATAAGGCATCTTCCCCCGTCCTTGCCAATGGAAAGTGAAGATCATTAAGAATTTCTTTTCGATAAATTTTTGCCCAAGGAACAATTAAAGCGGCATTTTTCGACTCTCTAGAATCATTTAATAAGTTCATTACTGAATAATTGTCATAAATTTCTTCATAATAGTCATTTGACATATGGAAGTAAAAGTTAGAATCTTCATCATTGAAGCTGGTATAATTTTCAAAAACAATATCTGCTTGATATTCTTCAATTTTTTCATATAAGACTTCAACATAAGTCGGTTCAATCCAATCATCAGAGTCTATAAAAATAATATATTCAGAAGTAGCAAAGTCTAATCCTAAATTACGCGCTTCGGACACGCCTCCATTTTCCTTTTCTAGATAAACAATTCGGTTATCTCGTGCTTCATATTCCTGACAAATAGCACCAGAATTATCCGTCGAACCATCATTCACAATAATGACCTCGAACTGATTAAAAGTCTGTCCTAAAATACTATCCAGACATTGCCTTAAGTATTTTTCTACATTAAAGACTGGCACAATAATGCTAACGAGTTTTTTCATTTATAAATCTCCATCATAACTACAATTGGTTTTTATCTGCATAATCCTTTTTAAATAATGTCATGATTAATTTCATATCCATAAATATTAATGCTATCTAAAAATAGGTATTATTCATAAGATTTCATTAACTTCTCACTATACATATTTTCTAATCACTATTTACTCTATTATTACTAGTTACACTTGGTCTATCAATTACTAAGTATTCATTCAAAATTTCTTCAACTGCTATGAGGCGTAAACTATCACATAACCTATCACTGAAAGTTCCTTGCTCGCAAGTTTTATGACAAACAAAACACTTACTATCATTCATTATTGCATTTTACACTTTTTCCGAAGTCAAAGAAAAATATTACTAATACTCTTTGTGAACAGTACAATTAAAATGTTCGGAAATACTAGAGATATATGGGTAAGTTCATTTTAATAGTAAACTAGAACCAAGCCAAGAAGCTGGTTCCATTGAAATCTAAAAGGCGACACGTGTTCCATGAACTTGCTCAAGACCAGGTATGGCAAGAAATTGGTCACGATTAGCCAGGGAGATACCACCACCGGCTAAAATCTCCAACTGACCTTCTGCTAACCCAACCAATTCTGCATAACGTTTCAAGCGTGATTCTAAATCAGTCTCGGGAGTCCCAGCACGTGTGAGAAGACGCGTCACACCGTGGTCCTTAAGCCATTGGATAGCACTAGGTTGATCTGCTTTAGGAATCTGGTCAAAGGCCATATGCATGGTAACCTCTAAGCCTCGACAGGCATCTAGCAAGGCCTTTAGAGCCTCTGTATCGAGTTGATTTTCTGAAGTCAAAGCACCAAGTGCAAAGCCGTCAACACCCAAGTCACGCGCACATTTGATATCTTCTAGCATGATAGCCAATTCCTGCTGGCTATAGACAAAGTCGCCCCCTCGTGGACGGATCATCACAATCACCTTAGCCTGATAATCCTTGGCCAGCTCAACGGCTGCCTTTATGACACCATAAGAAGGCGTCGTGCCTCCAACAGCCAGATTATCACACAACTCCACGCGTTGAGCACCGGCTTTAAAAGCTTTTTCTAAGTTAGTGACATTCTCTGCACAAAATTCATAAATTGGCATACTGAACCTCCTATTAGTTGTAGTAGCGAGGGGATTACTACTTCTTCTTATGTGGAAAAAGGGGAAGGCCGAGCTTAGCAATCTTTTCTGCTGGGGTCTTCATGCCATCCTTGACCCATTTGGAAATTACTGAAACAATAGCCGAGCTCCAGAAGGAATTAAGGTAGCTACCGGAACCATTTGATGAGCTACCATTTCGTTTTTCCAAAAAATCATAAACAGCCTTGGTCAATACCTGCTCAAAATTATAATCAATGGCAAGACTGATGATTTTGGCTTCTTTTTTGACTTCTTTAAGGAGATAAACCCAGACTTGGTAAAGATCTGTCTTGAGATTATAGCCGTCCAAAGACTTGGTAATCTTTGCAATACTAGACTCAAAAATAGACTTCAAAATCTCTTCCTTGGACCCATAATTGCGATAAAAGGCAGCACGAGATACACCTGCACGCTCAACCAGTTCCGATATGGTAATCTTTTTAAAGTCTTTTTTCTCCAACAATTGCAGGAGAGAAATTTCGATGGATTCTCGTGTAATTGCCTTGTTTTCTTGGTTAAATCGTTTCAGATTTTCCAAGGATTTCTCTGAGATTTTTCTTTCTGCCATAACATTCACTTTCTATCTGTCACACCTGATGAGATCTACTATGATAGCAATACACTTCATGATAAAATTGTAAAAGAAGACAAAACACTTGTCAATGTACATTATGCAGATATGAGGTATAAACCTATGAAATAGAAAATTATTGCGGATTCAGGCTGTGACTACCGTTCTTTAGACAATCTGGCACCAGATACGGAGTTTGTCAGTGTCCCTTTGACTATCCAAGTGGGCGAAACCATTTACAGGGATGATGCCCAACTCAATATTGATCAAATGATGGAGGAGATGTATGCGACTACAACTGCTTCAAAATCTGCTTGTCCAAGTCCTGATGACTACATGAAGTCCTTTGAAGGGGCGGACAATATCGTCGTCGTGACGATTACTGGAACCCTTTCTGGTAGCTATAATAGTGCTGAAATCGCTAAGAAAATTTATCTTGAAGAGCATCCTGATACCAAGATTCACGTCATTGATAGCCTGTCAGCTGGTGGCGAGGTCGACCTGCTCGTTCGTAAGCTCAATCGCTTAGTTGCTGAAGGCCTTGATTTTAACCAAGTCCTTGATGCTATCACAGCTTACCAATCTAAGACTAAGTTGCTCTTTGTTTTAGCCAAAGTTGATAATTTGGTGAAAAATGGTCGTCTAAGTAAACTAGTTGGCACCGTTGTTGGACTCCTCAATATCCGTATGGTCGGTGAAGCTAGTATGACGGGTACCCTTGAGTTACTTCAAAAAGCTCGTGGTCAAAAGAAAGCTATCAAAGCTGCCTTTGATGAACTGATCAAGGCTGGTTATACAGGTGGACATATTACGATTGCCCACCGCAACAATGACAAATTTATCGAGCACTTCTCTGAATTGGTTCGTGAAAAATTTGCCCATGCAAGCATCGAAACCCTTCCAACTTCTGGACTTTGTAGTTTTTATGCCGAAGAAGGCGGACTCCTTATGGGATATGAAATTTAAGAAGACATCGAATAGAGGCTGTACTAGATGTTCAGTCTTTTTTAAATCCTACTCTGTTATTAGATAATCAGTAGAATAAAATTTTATAACTAAAGATTCTCTCTTTTTCTTTGCGATAACCTAACGTAATCGCTTTCATTACCCCCATCATTTATGGTAAGATGGAAGTGACGCATTAGTGTCATATTCTTATAATCTTAAATCCCCTTATTAAACATGGAGATGCTTTATGAAACAGAAACATTCACATTTTCTAATCCCTGGAATCCTTCTTCTAGGGATCGTTTTGCGGGCTCCGTTCACAACCTTGTCCACTGTCTTATCAGACATTGCTTCTGGTCTAGGTGTTGAGGTCAGTTCACTCGGTCTCTTGACAAGTCTGCCTCTCTTGACCTTTGCCATATTCTCGCCTTTTGCGGCTAGGTGGGCCAAACGCTTTGGTATCGAAAGACTCTTCCTAGGTGTTTTAATTGTGATGACTCTTGGTTCTGCTCTGCGTACCGTCAATCTCCCTCTTCTTTATGCGGGAACGCTTTTAGTCGGAGCTGGGATTGCCTTTATCAACGTCCTTCTCCCAAGCCTAATTCAGGCTAATGAGCCAAATCAGTTAGGATTCTTAACCACACTCTACATTACAGCCATGGGCTTGTCCACAGCCGTGGCTTCATCGGTAGCCGTTCCAATCACTAAGGCAACCTCATGGCAAGGTTTGGTCTGGGTATTGACAGCAGTCTGTGCCTTGGCTCTTGTGGTTTGGCTTCCTAATGTCCGCCATAATCATTATTTAGAACAAGATACTTCTACCAGCGAAAACTCAGGCAGTTGGTATAAGAGCGGCAAAGTCTGGGCCATCATGATTTTCGGTGGATTACAGTCACTCTTCTTCTATACCACTATCACTTGGCTTCCAACCATGGCTACTCAAGCTAGTGTCGGCGAAGCCAATGCCGGAATTCTAGCTTCCGTTTTTACACTGACGAGTATTCCATTCTCTATGATTGTTCCTAGCCTAATCACGAAACTTTCTGATCGCAACCGTCATTTGATGCTAGTAACCACTATCCTAGCGGGATTAGTCGGAGTTGCCATGCTTTTGGTTAATACCAACAGCTTTGTTTATTGGTTGGTCCTTAACCTCTTAATCGGAAGTTCTGCTAGTGTCCTATTCCCTTACATGATGGTTGTCTTTTCAATGAAGGCTAGCTCTCCTGAAAAAACAGCCCAACTATCAGGGTTATCCCAAACCGGAGGCTATATCTTTGCAGCCCTTGGTCCAGTCTTGTTCGGTTCAAGCAAACAACTCTTTAACTCTTGGACCCCTGCTGTTTTAATTCTTCTCGTCTTGACCCTAATTATGGGAATAGCCCTCTATAAAGTCGAAAAAACAGACGTTATTTTGTAAGTGAAGAACTCATATAAGAAAATGCCCCACAAGTTATAACTTGTGGGGTGGTTTTTGTGTGTAATCAATTATTATTCTCCAAAAATGGAACAACCAACTCAATCCACTCTTGAGGTAGGTAGGCTGATAAATAGCCGTGATTATAACCCTTTGCTTCATACAGGATAGTGTTGGGATACAACTGCTGAAACAATCTAGCTGATTCCTTAACACAGTTCAATTCTTTTTCACCATAGATATAATGAACCTGAGCCTTACTTTTAGAAATCCTACTATTCAATTTGTAGTGCCCCATATAGGTTTTATAGATGGTCACTAATGTTTTGATAGGTGTCCTTGGTATATCCTCTATATAATAATTTTTTATCTCGTCTGGATAAGCTAATTGGGGATAGAATTTATTCATTAAGCTTAACTGAAGTTTACAAGAGGATTTACTGAACATCAGTTTACCGAATAATGCTACCAGTAGGATGCAAAGTCTCGCCAAACTTGGTTGAGGAATACAGATACTTCCATCTATAATTGCTTTCTCAGCTATATCGCTGTCTAAGGACAAAAGTTCCATAGCAATTTGACCACCAAGAGAAACTCCACCTAAAGCAAACAGTTTTCCATCACAGTTTTGTCGAACATAGTTCAGAATTTCCTGTGCCGAATCTTCCGTTGATATATAATCCTTTTGATACTCCTCTCCGTGACCATTGAGTGTTGGTAGAATGACATGGTATTTATGAGACAAGATACGAGCTTGCCTAAGGTAACTCCACCAAGAACTACCCCCACCGTGTATTAATAAAATGGGAGGCAAATTTTTATCACCAAATTCATGAAATTTCATATTTGAACTCCTTACTGTAGACTTCTACTAGATCCTTCAATTAAGACTTATCACGTTCAAACTGTAAAAATACCACAACGTATGATTTCAGTATACATCTATATTTTAATAAAACTATGATAAAAAACGCTAAAAATCCGCGTCAGAACAGTGAATGCCACGCAAAGTAGCAAAAATAATGAGAATGCAACCGATACTTGCTTGTGCTGTAATCTTCGTTTATTCTATACTAAAATCAGTCATATTGCTACTTTATGACAAATTACATCATAAAATATAGAGGAGGGCATACAACATGACATTTGCCAAAAAATTAAAATCCATACGTAAACAAGTAGGGATGTCACAAGAACTTTTAGCTGAAAAAATCGGTGTATCAAGACAGGCTGTAACAAAGTGGGAAACAGGTGCTGGAATTCCAGATATCGAAAATATGATATCCATCTCAAACCTATTTAACATCTCTATCGATGAGCTAATCTGTAATGAAAGAACTAGTCTTAAGACAAGCGAATATCTTTTTGAGAGTATCACAGAGTATGATATTGATAAGATCAAGAGCTATGATATGAAATTTGGAGGCTCAGAAAAGTTTGTATTGTCCGGATACAAGGGAGAAAAGATTCGAGTTCGTCTGGTATCCAATCTTCTTTCTACACTTCAAAATGATTTTAAAGTAAAAATTGATGATAGTAGAAAAAGAATTGACCTAGATGTAAAACGTTACAATGGTGTAACAGAGGCAACGGCTAAAGAAACGGTCAGTATCTTTGTGCAAATCCCAACTCGCTATATTAGTCACATTGAATGTGCGGTTCGTGCAGAGTCTGTAGAAATTCACTCCCTAGAATGTGACAATATCGAACTTGACCTTAAAACATCTCGTATTACCCTAGAAGATATTTCAGGTAAAGTAAAAATAAACTGTAATCTTGATATGGAAGTATTATGTCATTCATTAAACGGTGAAATTGACATTAATCAGATTTCAGCAACATCCAGAATTCGTATTCCTGAAAACAGCCTATTTACTGCTGTTGCTAAAGGGATTGGAACAAACATTTATTATGAAAAAAATGGGCAAAAAACTGAACCATTCGATTCACCTGATTCAGATAATATAATTGAATTGAATGGAATTAAGAGTGAACTGGTTATCTATACAGCCGAAGAAAGAGGATAACTAAATGAATGTAAATTATTTAAAAAGATACATCATCAGTTCTTATGTCCTTGTTTGGGCACTCATTATTTTTGTAGCAGCTCCTGCAAGTTTAGTATTTAAGGTTCCACCTGTTATCATGTGGATTGTACGAAATATCGTCGCATGGTCTCCATCATACCTTCTTTTATTTGGATGGAAGTATTTCAGGACTGATGAGAAAAGAACAACTTTCCTTAAGCGGTGTTTCTCTGCTAAAGTGTCGTTACTCCCACTGCTATCTTCATTTGGTCTTACATTTGGGCTCAGTATTTTATCACTCTTCCTCTACTCACTTATGACCAAAAAAACAATGTTCTCCTACATCAATCTAGGAACCGTATCATTGCCACTAAGTATTTTCTTATCATTTACATCAGGTCCGACTGGAGAAGAATTAGGGTGGCGTGGTTATATGAGAGAAGAATTTAATAAAAAATATCATTTTTTAAAATCCTCTATTGACCAAGGCCTAGTCTGGTGTTTCTGGCATACACTTCTGTGGGTTGTAGATTCAAAATTTACGGACTGGCGCGCGGTTCCTTATATTATTGCTAATATAGTTGTGATTACATCTATTACTATTTGTATGAATATTATTCTGGAAAAATATAATAATCTGATTTATTCTATTTTCATGCATTTTGGCTTTAATATCATTTATGTATTTTTGGATGCTGATATCGGATTTTTTATCATTTTGACCTTGCTATACCTACTTATCACTCCGATTGCAATTCATATACGAAATAAAACTGTGGAGAGATTATAATGAGAAAAATCCTCCATTAACCGTACAAAATTTTAAGCCCATTCTGAGAAAAAGCCAACAATTA
It encodes:
- a CDS encoding CPBP family intramembrane glutamic endopeptidase, which gives rise to MKRKQALLLYLVGTLGQILLVSLLVWLLRAGGVRVDYGTPIGLFTLILGGLSSAIWGGYVSIRYHHSSFKQLVRDFFQVKQPLSNYLLVLIFLGLDFLPLVLSGGMIIQAWYLPIILFCKTLVFGGIEEIGWRYFFQPALQEKLTYLVSTLFTFLAWSLWHILYFYIDGSLATIHLLPFLLGLLSNCFILSAIYTKTRSLWLCVMTHALVNALSQLSSTEESLWLSLVIKVLIILLAMKIAGSSMEKVKS
- a CDS encoding DUF4300 family protein, which codes for MKHLKKQTLILLSIASLLLVGLAVFAHIHKKEEKPSYSNLNSKASLNEVRSILSKHLEKGSVDNFINLVRDYNDTVGSVGLSGDFAPFSKTDYDVEKISSLWTAKHGDFIGTNCRINTYTLLKGKIKIPQVKSDSELLFQDKDAIDKGKLFDAKDQADFEILFSRVKTEATQDVKIHAKHMEDYYKQFTFDDKARMLSVVVHDNLDGDSLFVGHVGVLVPTTDGYLFVEKLTFEEPYQAIKFASKKDCYKYLTTKYKDYTGPGLAKPFIMDNGKWVDMD
- a CDS encoding TetR/AcrR family transcriptional regulator is translated as MTNKRKTNSVTNLKAALIDLLLEMEYSKITIGNITQRANVSRGTFYQHFLDKDDLAYSIGTETMQRFWEILAQGNLDKEDMLLKALLLIKNDYKHFKAISKAPHVQFKDKVQQLICDLINNNKTIREKIKKNTKISDEIVIKAFSASFETIISFWIDNDLSESPEKVVDNIIKIEQLFWK
- a CDS encoding MDR family MFS transporter, with amino-acid sequence MTKSRKILGFIGLVLAMFMGALDATIVNIALPNIMEDLHTGLTDTSWVATIYVLAMSVFIITVSKLADIYGRKLVMLIGVVIFGIFSFACMMADSLLLLIIFRFFQGIGGAILTPIVLPMGIELLGKENTSRITAIMGAFSALAAAGGPVIGGLIVHWTTYHWIFGINVPIAIIAFLMILVGTKESYDLTISKNIDRLGIIFLTCTLGGLIFGLLEGREYGWGSQTIIASFVISVVGLFFLFLTERRVKSPVIDLKLFKESTFTSSSLIYMIFGFAIIVPSLILNYFLQNVRNYSALHSAYLIIPTSLAIVVGMPLATKMYQKISARLLISIGLVITAGGLFMLSLIQYNTSQSIIVCCNVIIGLGLGFMAMSLTSSVKYLPINKAGIGSGIVNSSRYVGQAIGMALLVTILNSNVNIAKTQIKETAYNQIEKRVLSTDVKKVAKKEIAKTFDTTKNSNSISTKQSNMGDTIKTAAQKTDNLPEPKKGSNYRKIYDTNQLLINGVETISSSVSQLSSSLKTISGEQAKVGTAVKLLAQRDELSSALKVIVNEKNDQLSRAFDNVFIVGAIVVLICTPSALMTEKRKVE
- a CDS encoding glycosyltransferase family 2 protein, with protein sequence MKKLVSIIVPVFNVEKYLRQCLDSILGQTFNQFEVIIVNDGSTDNSGAICQEYEARDNRIVYLEKENGGVSEARNLGLDFATSEYIIFIDSDDWIEPTYVEVLYEKIEEYQADIVFENYTSFNDEDSNFYFHMSNDYYEEIYDNYSVMNLLNDSRESKNAALIVPWAKIYRKEILNDLHFPLARTGEDALFNLKVFLKSEKIVYIHKGSYIYRHRGESLSRNWTVDWFNESLLIQEERLSMLATLGYPLRAYKKGYMDSLNFFISEIENRKLPKSHIFYQMKEKRDLLNYLTPMHKDNKKAIILVSHFRNLYEIQTTIKSICFHNRSLRFYLVNHASTV
- a CDS encoding copper homeostasis protein CutC; this encodes MPIYEFCAENVTNLEKAFKAGAQRVELCDNLAVGGTTPSYGVIKAAVELAKDYQAKVIVMIRPRGGDFVYSQQELAIMLEDIKCARDLGVDGFALGALTSENQLDTEALKALLDACRGLEVTMHMAFDQIPKADQPSAIQWLKDHGVTRLLTRAGTPETDLESRLKRYAELVGLAEGQLEILAGGGISLANRDQFLAIPGLEQVHGTRVAF
- a CDS encoding TetR/AcrR family transcriptional regulator, with the protein product MAERKISEKSLENLKRFNQENKAITRESIEISLLQLLEKKDFKKITISELVERAGVSRAAFYRNYGSKEEILKSIFESSIAKITKSLDGYNLKTDLYQVWVYLLKEVKKEAKIISLAIDYNFEQVLTKAVYDFLEKRNGSSSNGSGSYLNSFWSSAIVSVISKWVKDGMKTPAEKIAKLGLPLFPHKKK